Proteins encoded within one genomic window of Cucumis sativus cultivar 9930 chromosome 3, Cucumber_9930_V3, whole genome shotgun sequence:
- the LOC101220704 gene encoding ATP-dependent 6-phosphofructokinase 6: protein MDSSFSSFSSSSTSIHFSAPASDHLPFWNRGSSPMDHNGGNSRGAPGDSLTGGDFHYVLEDVPHLTDYLPDLPANLNPLQDNPAYSAAKQYFVNVDDAVAQNVVVHNNSPRGTHFRRAGPRQKVLFESDEVHACIVTCGGLCPGLNTVIREIVCGLYRMYGVHRVVGIEGGYKGFYARNTIPLTPKSVNNIHKRGGTILGTSRGGHNTTKIVDSIQHRGINQVYILGGDGTQKGAAAIFEEIRRRGLKVAVAGIPKTIDNDIPVIDKSFGFDTAVEEAQRAISAAHVESESNENGIGLVKLMGRNSGFIAMYATLASRDVDCCLIPESPFYLEGEGGLFEYIEHCIKEHGHMVIVIAEGAGQELMSESIHKLDQQDASGNKLHQDVGLWISQQIKDYFKEKRKMVINLKYIDPTYMIRAVPSIASDNIFCTLLAQSAIHGAMAGYTGFTVGPVNGRHAYIPFQRITERQNKVVITDRMWARLLSSTNQPSFLHPKHVSDEQNNKNLSVQLVSSFRKENHVEENNVEKLK, encoded by the exons ATGGATTCTTCCTTTTCTagcttctcttcttcttccacttccATCCACTTCTCGGCACCTGCCTCCGATCACCTCCCCTTTTGGAACCGCGGATCATCTCCGATGGACCATAATGGTGGGAATAGTAGAGGTGCTCCCGGAGATTCCTTGACTGGTGGTGACTTTCATTATGTTCTTGAAGATGTCCCTCATTTGACTGATTATCTCCCTGACCTTCCG GCAAATCTAAATCCTCTACAAGACAATCCTGCCTATTCTGCGGCTAA GCAATATTTTGTTAACGTGGATGATGCTGTTGCTCAAAAC GTCGTTGTTCATAATAACAGTCCGAGAGGGACACATTTTCGACGAGCTGGACCTCGTCAGAAG GTGTTATTTGAATCCGATGAAGTTCATGCATGTATTGTAACTTGTGGTGGTTTGTGTCCTGGTCTTAATACAGTGATTAGAGAAATAGTATGTGGATTGTACCGTATGTATGGCGTCCACAGAGTCGTTGGAATTGAG GGAGGGTACAAAGGTTTCTATGCAAGGAATACAATTCCGTTAACACCCAAGTCGGTGAACAACATCCATAAACGTGGAGGCACCATCCTTGGAACGTCAAGAGGTGGTCACAATACCACCAAGATTGTTGACAGCATTCAACACAGGGGCATCAATCAGGTGTACATACTTGGAGGGGATGGAACTCAGAAAGGAGCTGCTGCCATTTTTGAA GAAATCAGAAGGCGTGGGCTCAAAGTTGCCGTAGCTGGAATTCCGAAGACTATTGATAATGACATTCCT GTCATTGACAAGTCATTTGGTTTTGACACTGCCGTGGAAGAAGCTCAGCGTGCCATTAGTGCCGCCCATGTTGAATCGGAAAGTAATGAGAATGGTATAGGGTTGGTCAAATTGATGGGTCGCAATAGTG GGTTTATTGCAATGTATGCAACTCTCGCAAGTAGAGATGTTGATTGTTGCTTGATACCAGAGTCACCCTTTTATCTTGAAGGAGAGGGAGGTCTATTCGAGTATATTGAGCATTGCATAAAAGAACATGGGCACATGGTTATAGTGATAGCTGAAGGAGCTGGACAAGAACTCATGTCTGAAAGCATACATAAACTAGATCAACAAGATGCTTCAGGAAATAAGCTACACCAAGACGTTGGTTTATGGATATCCCAACAAATCAAA GACTACttcaaagaaaagaggaagatggtaataaatctcaaatatatag aTCCAACCTACATGATTCGAGCAGTTCCTAGCATTGCATCAGATAACATCTTTTGCACCCTTCTTGCTCAAAGTGCCATTCATGGCGCAATGGCAGGATATACTGGATTTACAGTAGGCCCAGTAAATGGAAGGCATGCTTACATACCATTTCAG CGGATAACTGAGAGACAAAACAAAGTAGTGATTACTGACAGGATGTGGGCAAGGCTATTGTCTTCCACCAACCAACCGAGTTTCTTGCACCCTAAACATGTCAGTGATGAGCAGAACAACAAAAATCTATCGGTCCAACTAGTAAGCAGTTTTAGAAAAGAGAATCATGTAGAAGAGAACAATGTAGAGAAGTTAAAATAG
- the LOC101217386 gene encoding inositol oxygenase 1 isoform X1: protein MTITLLVENPEFGVAAEEKGFNQESELVLDGGFLVPYANSFGHGFRDYDAESERQEGVERFYKLNHINQTYDFVKKMRKEYGQLNRVEMSIWECCELLNDVVDESDPDLDEPQIEHLLQTAEAIRKDYPNEDWLHLTALIHDLGKVLLLPSFGGLPQWAVVGDTYPLGCAFDKSIVHHKYFMENPDYYNPAYNTKYGVYSPNCGLDNVMMSWGHDDYMYLVAKENNTILPSAALFVIRYHSFYSLHRSDAYKHLMNEEDVENLKWLRIFNKYDLYSKSKVRVNVEKVKPYYLSLIEKYFPAKLQW from the exons ATGACGATCACCCTCCTCGTTGAGAACCCGGAGTTTg GAGTTGCAGCGGAGGAGAAGGGATTTAATCAAGAGTCGGAATTGGTTTTGGACGGAGGGTTTTTGGTGCCCTATGCCAATTCCTTTGGCCACGGATTTAg aGACTATGATGCGGAAAGCGAAAGGCAAGAAGGAGTAGAGAGATTCTACAAACTCAATCACATTAATCAAACTTACGATTTC gtgaagaagatgagaaaagAGTACGGTCAATTGAACAGAGTGGAGATGAGCATTTGGGAATGCTGCGAGCTTCTCAATGACGTAGTTGATGAGAGCGATCCTGATTTGGATGAACCTCAAATCGAACACTTGTTGCAGACTGCTGAAGCCATCAGAAAGGATTATCCCAATGAAGATTGGCTGCATTTGACTGCTCTTATTCATG ACCTCGGAAAGGTGCTTCTTCTACCAAGCTTTGGTGGTCTTCCTCAATGGGCGGTTGTGG GAGACACCTACCCTTTGGGTTGTGCTTTTGATAAATCCATTGTCCACCACAAG TATTTCATGGAAAATCCTGATTACTATAATCCTGCATATAACACTAAATACGGAGTTTACTCACCAAATTGTGGACTTGACAATGTAATGATGTCGTGGGGGCATGATGACTACATGTATTTG GTGGCAAAGGAGAATAATACTATTTTACCTTCTGCAGCACTTTTTGTCATCAGATACCACTCATTCTACT CATTACATAGATCCGATGCATATAAACACTTGATGAATGAGGAGGATGTTGAAAACCTGAAGTGGCTACGCATATTCAA CAAATACGACCTTTACAGTAAGAGTAAAGTTCGGGTTAACGTTGAGAAAGTGAAGCCATactatctctctctcattgAGAAG TACTTTCCTGCCAAGCTACAATGGTAA
- the LOC101217616 gene encoding uncharacterized protein LOC101217616 — protein sequence MHLLDMNSLRTILYSRKHFLISSTFSSYTTSPISCRFYLAPNSSLFHYAHLSTHAPNADPLAGSGPEHEKGRNVWSIYGSVSSKLATQRVGSSIDGKDPEPSIGVQNGDGSEDLLNKKTSESVRKVGLEDRLTCKPNSGKVVGLKKKNKVSWVCSNCGHSEGQWWGTCQSCHMVGTMKQFSVGNDSGGERRTWLPKEVTNVNPLRLTDVNRGINTQDWRLPLPGPFGNEVARVLGGGLVPGSLVLIGGDPGVGKSTLLLQIAAILAEGCGEGGSKSVVYVSGEESVEQIGNRADRLKIQTENLFLYSSTDVEDIFEKIQPLSPRALIIDSIQTVYLQEVAGSAGGISQVKECTSAFLRFAKITGIPIFLIGHVNKSGEVAGPRLLEHIVDVVLYVEGEKCSLHRLLRPVKNRFGSTDELGVFEMLPSGLEVVSNPSEMFRRDHNGNFNSEHLTGLAVAVVMDGTQTFLLEIQALCSSSRSFDTHVNGIQNRRADMIISVLMKQVGLKLQTSTIFINVVSGVTLTETAGDLAIAMAICSSFLESHIPNDIAFIGEIGLSGELRMVGRMEKRINTVAKLGFKRCVVPKSAVNCLGVVGLGEMKLIGCTNLKDVINNVFMVRDEVTTPSMGSF from the exons ATGCATCTCTTAGACATGAACTCCCTCAGAACTATTTTATACTCTCGAAAGCACTTTCTCATTTCCTCAACTTTCTCTTCTTATACAACATCCCCCATCTCCTGCCGCTTTTATCTCGCCCCTAACTCTTCCCTCTTTCACTACGCCCACCTTTCGACCCATGCTCCGAACGCCGACCCCCTCGCCGGTTCCGGTCCCGAACATGAAAAAGGCCGCAATGTTTGGTCTATTTACGGCTCCGTTTCGAGTAAGCTTGCTACTCAAAGGGTCGGAAGCAGTATCGATGGAAAGGACCCCGAACCCAGCATTGGAGTTCAGAATGGAGATGGGTCAGAGGATTTATTGAACAAGAAGACTTCCGAGAGTGTGAGGAAAGTGGGTTTAGAAGATAGGTTGACTTGCAAGCCTAATTCGGGGAAGGTTGTgggattgaagaagaagaataaagttTCTTGGGTTTGTTCGAACTGTGGGCATAGTGAGGGGCAGTGGTGGGGAACTTGTCAGTCCTGTCATATGGTTGGGACAATGAAGCAATTTTCAGTAGGCAATGATAGTGGAGGAGAGAGACGAACATGGCTTCCAAAGGAGGTCACTAACGTGAATCCTCTGCGGTTAACAGATGTGAACCGAGGGATCAATACTCAGGATTGGAGACTTCCCTT GCCTGGTCCCTTTGGAAATGAAGTGGCAAGGGTGCTTGGTGGTGGGCTGGTACCAG GTTCACTTGTTTTGATCGGTGGTGACCCTGGTGTCGGCAAGAGTACATTGTTGTTGCAG ATTGCTGCAATTTTAGCTGAAGGGTGTGGCGAAGGTGGATCAAAATCCGTTGTTTATGTCTCTGGGGAAGAG AGTGTGGAGCAAATTGGAAATAGAGCAGACcgattgaagattcaaacgGAGAATCTTTTCTTGTATTCAAGTACTGATGTTGAG GATATATTTGAGAAGATTCAGCCTCTATCTCCTAGAGCCTTGATTATTGATTCTATTCAAACAGTTTATTTGCAAGAAGTAGCTGGAAGTGCTGGAGGGATTTCACAG GTGAAGGAATGCACCTCAGCCTTTCTCCGTTTTGCAAAGATAACTGGCATTCCCATTTTTTTG ATTGGGCATGTGAACAAATCAGGAGAAGTTGCTGGACCTCGACTTCTGGAGCACATTGTGGATGTTGTACTGTATGTGGAA GGGGAGAAATGCTCGTTGCATCGGCTACTACGACCAGTGAAGAATCGATTTGGATCAACAGATGAGCTTGGAGTATTTGAAATGTTGCCATCAGGACTGGAAGTGGTGTCGAATCCAAGTGAGATGTTTAGAAGGGATCACAATGGAAATTTCAATTCAGAGCATTTGACAGGACTTGCTGTTGCAGTGGTCATGGATGGAACTCAAACCTTCCTGCTTGAAATTCAG GCACTGTGTTCGTCCAGTCGCTCCTTTGATACACACGTTAATGGGATTCAAAACCGTAGGGCTGATATGATCATATCG GTTCTCATGAAGCAAGTTGGGTTGAAGCTACAAACAAGC accatatttataaatgttgtGAGCGGGGTGACATTGACCGAGACTGCAGGAGATCTTGCCATTGCAATGGCAATTTGCAGCAG CTTTTTGGAGTCTCACATTCCAAATGACATTGCATTCATTGGTGAAATTGGCCTCAGTGGCGAGCTTCGCATG GTTGGTAGGATGGAGAAGAGGATCAATACTGTGGCCAAATTGGGTTTCAAAAGATGTGTAGTACCCAAGTCAGCTGTAAATTGTTTAGGAGTCGTAGGGTTGGGCGAGATGAAGCTCATAGGTTgcacaaatttgaaagatgTTATCAACAACGTGTTCATGGTAAGAGATGAAGTTACAACTCCTTCAATGGGTAGTTTTTAG
- the LOC101220466 gene encoding ATP-dependent 6-phosphofructokinase 6: MEYPSFSSFSSSASFFSDDSFFCGVTHCLGWDLFNDKYIPEAKTMVTGGDNHFPFLVDDIPHFTHYLPPQHLKEHSNPLHNHPAYSTVDQYFVDVDDVVAENIVAGKKAQKRARYFRLAGPRQQVFFEPQEVHACIVTCGGLCPGINTVIREIVCGLHHMYGVHDVVGIQGGYKGFYSKNTISLTPKSVNGIHKRGGTILGTSRGGHGTSKIVDSIQHRGINQVYIIGGDGTQKGVAAIYEEIRKRGLKVSVVGIPKTIDNDIPVIDKSFGFDTAIEEAQRAIDAAHVEAESNENGIGVVRLMGRNSGFIAMHATLASRDVDCCLIPESPFYLEGEGGLFEYIEHCLKEQGHMVMVIAEGAGHELISEDKNQIDASGNKLHEDAGSWLSQQIKDHFKEKGNISINLKYIDPTYMIRAVPSNASDNIYCTLLAHNAIHGAMAGYTGFTVGPVNGEHAYIPFQRITERQNKVVTTDRMWARVLSSTNQPTFLNPKQVNDQQTTSHN; encoded by the exons ATGGAATATCCATCCTTCTCATCGTTTTCATCTTCTGCTTCTTTCTTCTCCGACGACTCTTTTTTCTGTGGCGTCACTCACTGTCTAGGCTGGGATTTGTTTAACGATAAATACATCCCCGAGGCTAAGACGATGGTTACCGGCGGCGATAATCATTTCCCATTCCTTGTTGACGACATTCCTCACTTCACCCATTATCTCCCCCCTCAGCATCTcaag GAACATTCAAATCCATTACATAACCATCCTGCCTATTCCACTGTTGA CCAATACTTTGTGGATGTGGATGATGTTGTTGCTGAAAAT ATTGTTGCTGGAAAGAAAGCTCAAAAGCGTGCGAGATATTTTCGACTTGCTGGACCTCGCCAACAG gTGTTTTTTGAACCCCAAGAAGTACATGCTTGTATTGTAACATGTGGGGGGTTGTGTCCTGGCATTAACACCGTGATTCGAGAAATAGTATGTGGATTGCATCATATGTATGGAGTTCACGATGTTGTTGGTATTCAG GGAGGCTATAAAGGATTTTATAGCAAAAATACAATTTCACTTACACCAAAGTCAGTGAACGGCATTCATAAACGTGGTGGCACAATTCTTGGTACATCAAGAGGTGGTCACGGTACATCCAAGATTGTTGATAGCATTCAACATAGGGGAATCAATCAG GTTTATATAATTGGAGGGGATGGAACTCAAAAAGGAGTTGCTGCCATTTACGAG GAAATTAGAAAGCGTGGCCTCAAAGTTTCAGTAGTTGGAATTCCAAAGACGATTGACAATGATATTCCA GTCATAGACAAGTCATTTGGTTTTGACACTGCCATAGAAGAAGCACAACGTGCCATTGATGCTGCTCATGTTGAAGCCGAAAGTAATGAAAATGGTATCGGTGTAGTGAGGCTAATGGGACGCAATAGTG GGTTTATAGCTATGCATGCAACGCTGGCTAGTCGAGATGTAGATTGTTGTTTGATACCAGAGTCGCCCTTTTATCTGGAAGGAGAGGGTGGTTTGTTTGAGTATATTGAACACTGCCTGAAAGAACAAGGTCACATGGTTATGGTCATAGCTGAAGGTGCAGGGCATGAGCTTATATCCGAAgacaaaaaccaaattgatGCTTCTGGAAATAAGCTACATGAAGATGCTGGTTCTTGGTTATCCCAACAAATTAAA GATCACTTCAAGGAAAAGGggaatatttcaataaatctcAAATACATAG ATCCGACCTACATGATTCGTGCAGTTCCAAGCAATGCATCAGATAATATATACTGTACTCTTCTTGCTCATAATGCTATTCATGGCGCAATGGCAGGGTACACGGGTTTCACTGTTGGCCCAGTGAATGGAGAACATGCTTACATACCATTTCAA CGAATAACTGAGAGGCAAAACAAAGTTGTGACAACTGATAGAATGTGGGCAAGAGTATTGTCTTCTACCAACCAACCAACTTTCTTGAACCCCAAACAGGTCAATGATCAACAGACAACTTCCCACAACTGA
- the LOC101216680 gene encoding GDSL esterase/lipase APG yields MDSIISKVLVLFFAFLLGSGNAQDSTTLVPAIMTFGDSAVDVGNNNYLYTVFKANHLPYGKDFVNHQPTGRFCNGKLATDFTAQTLGFKTFPLPYLSPEASGKNLLIGVNFASAASGYDENAALLNHALSLPQQVGFFKEYQVKLAKVAGNEKAASIIKDALYLLSAGSGDFLQNYYINPYINKVYTPDQYGTMLIGAFTTFIKDIYGLGARRIGVTSLPPLGCFPAALTLFGNHQSGCVSRINTDAQAFNKKLNAAAESLKKQLPGFRIVIFDIYKPLYDVISSPSENGFVEVRKGCCGTGTVETTSLLCNPKSLGGTCSNSSQYVFWDSVHPSEAANQVLADALILQGFALL; encoded by the exons ATGGATTCCATTATTAGCAAAGTGTTGGTGTTGTTCTTTGCATTTTTGCTTGGGAGTGGAAATGCTCAAGATTCTACCACTTTGGTGCCTGCTATCATGACTTTTGGTGATTCTGCCGTTGATGTGGGAAATAATAACTACCTTTACACTGTTTTCAAGGCCAACCACCTTCCATATGGAAAGGACTTCGTGAATCATCAGCCCACTGGCAGGTTTTGTAATGGAAAACTTGCTACTGATTTCACTG CTCAAACTTTAGGATTCAAGACCTTTCCGTTACCGTACCTTAGCCCAGAGGCATCAGGTAAGAATCTTCTCATCGGAGTCAACTTTGCCTCAGCTGCATCTGGTTATGATGAGAATGCTGCGCTCTTAAAT CATGCACTCTCACTACCCCAACAAGTTGGATTCTTCAAGGAGTACCAAGTCAAGCTAGCTAAGGTAGCTGGTAACGAAAAAGCTGCATCAATAATCAAGGATGCACTCTACTTGCTAAGTGCAGGAAGTGGTGATTTTCTGCAAAACTATTACATCAATCCTTACATTAATAAGGTTTACACTCCTGATCAGTACGGGACGATGCTCATCGGAGCATTTACAACCTTTATTAAG GATATATATGGTTTGGGAGCTAGGAGAATTGGCGTGACTTCACTTCCTCCATTAGGTTGCTTTCCTGCTGCTCTCACCTTATTTGGGAACCACCAAAGTGGGTGTGTCTCAAGGATTAATACCGACGCGCAAGCCTTCAACAAGAAGTTAAATGCTGCTGCAGAAAGCTTGAAAAAACAACTTCCAGGTTTTAGAATTGTCATCTTCGACATTTACAAACCACTCTATGATGTCATCAGTTCTCCATCGGAAAATG GCTTTGTGGAAGTCAGAAAAGGCTGCTGTGGAACAGGGACAGTAGAGACAACATCACTTTTGTGCAATCCCAAATCCTTGGGTGGAACTTGCTCTAATTCAAGTCAATATGTGTTTTGGGATAGTGTTCATCCTTCTGAGGCTGCTAATCAAGTTCTTGCTGATGCCTTGATCCTCCAGGGATTCGCTCTCCTCTAG
- the LOC101217386 gene encoding inositol oxygenase 1 isoform X2 produces the protein MTITLLVENPEFAEEKGFNQESELVLDGGFLVPYANSFGHGFRDYDAESERQEGVERFYKLNHINQTYDFVKKMRKEYGQLNRVEMSIWECCELLNDVVDESDPDLDEPQIEHLLQTAEAIRKDYPNEDWLHLTALIHDLGKVLLLPSFGGLPQWAVVGDTYPLGCAFDKSIVHHKYFMENPDYYNPAYNTKYGVYSPNCGLDNVMMSWGHDDYMYLVAKENNTILPSAALFVIRYHSFYSLHRSDAYKHLMNEEDVENLKWLRIFNKYDLYSKSKVRVNVEKVKPYYLSLIEKYFPAKLQW, from the exons ATGACGATCACCCTCCTCGTTGAGAACCCGGAGTTTg CGGAGGAGAAGGGATTTAATCAAGAGTCGGAATTGGTTTTGGACGGAGGGTTTTTGGTGCCCTATGCCAATTCCTTTGGCCACGGATTTAg aGACTATGATGCGGAAAGCGAAAGGCAAGAAGGAGTAGAGAGATTCTACAAACTCAATCACATTAATCAAACTTACGATTTC gtgaagaagatgagaaaagAGTACGGTCAATTGAACAGAGTGGAGATGAGCATTTGGGAATGCTGCGAGCTTCTCAATGACGTAGTTGATGAGAGCGATCCTGATTTGGATGAACCTCAAATCGAACACTTGTTGCAGACTGCTGAAGCCATCAGAAAGGATTATCCCAATGAAGATTGGCTGCATTTGACTGCTCTTATTCATG ACCTCGGAAAGGTGCTTCTTCTACCAAGCTTTGGTGGTCTTCCTCAATGGGCGGTTGTGG GAGACACCTACCCTTTGGGTTGTGCTTTTGATAAATCCATTGTCCACCACAAG TATTTCATGGAAAATCCTGATTACTATAATCCTGCATATAACACTAAATACGGAGTTTACTCACCAAATTGTGGACTTGACAATGTAATGATGTCGTGGGGGCATGATGACTACATGTATTTG GTGGCAAAGGAGAATAATACTATTTTACCTTCTGCAGCACTTTTTGTCATCAGATACCACTCATTCTACT CATTACATAGATCCGATGCATATAAACACTTGATGAATGAGGAGGATGTTGAAAACCTGAAGTGGCTACGCATATTCAA CAAATACGACCTTTACAGTAAGAGTAAAGTTCGGGTTAACGTTGAGAAAGTGAAGCCATactatctctctctcattgAGAAG TACTTTCCTGCCAAGCTACAATGGTAA